The genomic segment CTCGGCCTCTGCCTGGGCCTGCAGTGCATCGTGATCGAGGCGGCGCGCAACCTCGCCGGCGTCCCGGACGCCAACTCCACCGAGTTCGACGCCGCCACCGCGCACCCGGTCATCTCCACCATGGAGGAGCAGCTCGCCATCGTGGAGGGCGCCGGCGACCTCGGCGGCACCATGCGGCTCGGGATGTACCCGGCGAAGCTCGCGGAGGGCTCCATCGTCCGCGAGACCTACGGCGACCAGCCCTACGTCGAGGAGCGCCACCGGCACCGGTACGAGGTCAACAACACCTACCGCACCGAGCTGGAGAAGAAGGCCGGCCTGGTCTTCTCCGGCACCTCCCCGGACAACAAGCTGGTCGAGTTCGTCGAGTACCCGCGCGAGGTCCACCCGTACCTGGTCGCCACCCAGGCGCACCCGGAGCTGCGGTCCCGCCCGACCCGCCCGCACCCCCTCTTCGCGGGTCTGGTCAAGGCCGTGATCGACGGCCGCGCCTGAGGCCCGGCGGCGGGCGATACGGTTGCCGGGGGCCCGGGTTCACGGTCCGGTCCCCGGCGACGGCACGACGGAAGGACGCGGACAGCGCATGGGCACCCCCGACATCCGGGACACCCCGGAGGAGTGGCGGGTCACCGCCACCGAGACCCCGTTCACCGGCAACAAGACCGGCGTCCGCACGGACGAGGTCGTCATGCCGGACGGGTCCACCGCCCGCCGCGACTACCAGACGCACCCCGGCTCGGTGGCGGTCCTCGCCCTGGACGAGCGGGACCGGGTCCTGCTGCTGCGCCAGTACCGGCACCCGGTGCGGCAGAAGCTCTGGGAGATCCCGGCCGGCCTGCTCGACGTGCCGGGGGAGAACCCGCTGCACGCCGCCCAGCGGGAGCTGTACGAGGAGGCGCACGTCAAGGCCGAGGACTGGCGCGTCCTCACGGACGTCTACACCTCGCCCGGCGGCTGCGACGAGGCGGTGCGGATCTTCCTCGCCCGGGAGATCTCCGCGGTCGAGGGCGAGCGCTTCGAAGTCTCCGAGGAGGAGGCGGACATGGAGCTGGCCCGGGTGCCGCTGGCGGAGCTCGTCCGGGGGGTGCTGGCGGGCGATCTGCACAACAACTGCCTGGTGGTCGGCGTGCTCGCGCTGACGGCGGTACGCGCCTCCGGCGGCCCGGAGACGCTCCGCCCGGCCGGGGCGCCGTGGCCGGCCCGGCCGTTCTCCTGAGCGCCGCGGTTTTCCCGGCCGTCCCGGTCTCCCCGGCCGGGGAGACCGCCGTCCCGGTCTCCTGAAGCCGCCCGCTCCGGACCGGCTCCTCCGGGGCCCGCCGCCCTCTCCCGGGTGCCCGGCGGGTCTCTCCGCCGGGCACCCGTCCGGCTGCCGGCCCTTCCGTCACCCGGAGCGGCCGGATCACGGCCCGGGGTGAACTACCCTCGGTGTGCCCCTGGTGGAGCGGACGGACGGAGCGTGGCCGGTGACGGAGCAGGCGGTCGGCACCGACGGGCCGGCCGGGGTGACGGCGGGCGGGATCATCGGACGCGACCGGGAGCTCAAAGCCCTCCGCGCCGACATCGGACGGACCGGCCTCGACACCCTCTCCGGCCGGAAGGCCGCCCGCAGCAGGGTGCTGCTCGTCGCCGGCCGCCCCGGGTCCGGCCGGACGGCGCTGGCCGAGGAACTGGCCCGCGCGGTGGCCGCGGACTACCCGGGCGGCCTGTACCGGGTCCGGCTGACGGAGCCGGACGGCCGTCCCGTCCCGCCGGAGGACGCGGCCCGCGACCTGCTCGGCGCGCTCGGCGGCTCGGCGCCCGCCGGGGCCGCCGAGGACGAGCTCACCGAGGCCGTGCGCGCCGCCCTCGCCGGCCGCCGCTGCCTGCTGCTGCTGGACGACGCGGCCGACCCCGCGCAGGTGCACGAGCTGATCCCGGACACCCCGGGCTGCCTGGTGGTCGCGGTCTCCGAAGGGCCGCTGACCGGCATCCCCGACGTCCGGCCCTGCACCCTCGGCGGTCTCGGCACCACCGCGGCCGTCGCGCTGCTCGCCCGGTACGCGGGCCGTACCCGGGTGACCGTCGACCCGCAGGCCGCGCAGACGCTCGTCGAGGAGTGCGGCGGCCGCCCGGCGGCGCTGCTGGTCGCCGGGGGCTGGCTGG from the Streptomyces xinghaiensis S187 genome contains:
- a CDS encoding NUDIX domain-containing protein, whose amino-acid sequence is MGTPDIRDTPEEWRVTATETPFTGNKTGVRTDEVVMPDGSTARRDYQTHPGSVAVLALDERDRVLLLRQYRHPVRQKLWEIPAGLLDVPGENPLHAAQRELYEEAHVKAEDWRVLTDVYTSPGGCDEAVRIFLAREISAVEGERFEVSEEEADMELARVPLAELVRGVLAGDLHNNCLVVGVLALTAVRASGGPETLRPAGAPWPARPFS